The Streptomyces sp. NBC_01775 genome includes a region encoding these proteins:
- a CDS encoding RsiG family protein: MSTSGAGRTPVRSLPPRQRGAREALCEEGQPDLHALRLPELRTLRRAAQQDEADLSYVRRLLQGRIDILRAEVARRTSPGSPLLDLLPEILTDSPSSHRSSARHVTLGAPRSEEYRQLAEEMLAEVELSDLTARTDDELHDAMSRLVRYEQQVSRRRQSLQRTADGCSTEMARRYREGEAQVDDLLP; this comes from the coding sequence ATGAGCACATCCGGAGCCGGCCGGACACCCGTACGCTCCCTGCCGCCACGGCAACGGGGGGCTCGGGAGGCGCTGTGTGAGGAGGGCCAGCCCGATCTCCACGCCCTGCGGCTGCCCGAGCTGCGCACCCTGCGGCGCGCGGCGCAGCAGGACGAGGCGGACCTCAGCTATGTGCGCAGGCTGCTCCAGGGGCGGATCGACATCCTCCGCGCCGAGGTGGCCCGCCGCACCTCGCCGGGCTCGCCGCTGCTGGACCTGCTGCCGGAGATCCTCACCGACAGTCCCTCCAGCCACCGCTCCTCCGCCCGGCATGTGACGCTCGGCGCACCGCGCAGCGAGGAGTACCGGCAGCTGGCGGAGGAGATGCTGGCCGAGGTCGAACTGAGCGACCTCACAGCCCGTACGGACGACGAGCTGCACGACGCGATGAGCCGCCTGGTGCGCTACGAGCAGCAGGTCTCGCGCCGCCGCCAGTCCCTCCAGCGCACCGCCGACGGGTGCAGCACGGAGATGGCCCGCCGCTACCGCGAGGGCGAGGCGCAGGTGGACGACCTGTTGCCGTAG
- a CDS encoding ankyrin repeat domain-containing protein: MTDAPTPASDEPAHDPEVLELAQKIFDLARHGDTDTVGAYVDAGVPANLTNDKGDSLLMLAAYHGHPETVRALLARGADPDRANDRGQTPLAGAVFKGEDDVVRILFEAGADPRGGTPSAVDTARMFEKQELLDLFGDA, encoded by the coding sequence ATGACCGACGCACCCACTCCCGCCAGCGACGAGCCCGCACACGACCCCGAGGTCCTTGAGCTGGCCCAGAAGATCTTCGATCTCGCCCGGCACGGCGACACCGACACCGTCGGCGCCTACGTGGACGCGGGCGTTCCCGCCAACCTCACCAACGACAAGGGCGATTCCCTCCTGATGCTGGCCGCCTACCACGGCCACCCGGAGACGGTGCGCGCCCTCCTTGCCCGCGGCGCCGACCCGGACCGCGCCAACGACCGGGGTCAGACCCCTCTCGCCGGCGCGGTCTTCAAGGGCGAGGACGACGTGGTGCGCATCCTCTTCGAGGCAGGCGCCGATCCGCGCGGCGGGACGCCCTCCGCCGTGGACACCGCCCGGATGTTCGAGAAGCAGGAGCTGCTCGACCTCTTCGGCGACGCCTGA
- a CDS encoding asparaginase has translation MPAAIPPVLAEVVRSGFIEGHHRGSLVVLAADGSVTLALGDPEAPVYPRSVNKPFQAAGVLRSGLPLSGERLALAAASHSGEPFQLDLVHKMLTEHGLTESDLRCPPSLPLDPEEAEAYLASGQTRARRVMDCSGKHTAMLAACKLNDWPLESYLAAEHPLQQLIRTTLEEATGDPVAHTGVDGCGAPLMAVSLTGVARGFRSLALASPESPQGQVAAAMRAHPEYVAGSRRHDTWLMRELPGTISKVGAEAVQGLALPDGRALALKVDDGAARAMGPVLARVLEDEMGVRSPVLERLASAPLLGGGEPVGEIRAAF, from the coding sequence ATGCCCGCTGCCATACCCCCCGTGCTCGCCGAAGTCGTCAGGTCCGGCTTCATCGAGGGGCATCACAGGGGCTCGCTGGTGGTGCTGGCCGCGGACGGAAGCGTGACGCTCGCACTGGGCGACCCGGAGGCGCCGGTCTACCCGCGCTCCGTGAACAAGCCGTTCCAGGCCGCCGGAGTCCTGCGCTCGGGGCTCCCGCTGTCCGGTGAGCGGCTGGCGCTGGCCGCGGCGAGCCACTCGGGAGAGCCCTTCCAGCTCGACCTGGTCCACAAGATGCTCACCGAGCACGGGCTGACCGAATCCGACCTGCGCTGCCCGCCCAGCCTGCCGCTGGACCCGGAGGAGGCGGAGGCGTATCTCGCCTCGGGGCAGACGCGCGCCCGCAGGGTGATGGACTGCTCGGGCAAGCACACCGCGATGCTCGCCGCCTGCAAGCTCAACGACTGGCCGCTGGAGAGCTACCTCGCCGCGGAGCACCCTCTCCAGCAGCTCATCCGCACCACTTTGGAGGAGGCCACCGGCGACCCCGTGGCGCACACCGGGGTGGACGGCTGCGGGGCGCCGCTGATGGCCGTCTCGCTGACCGGGGTCGCTCGCGGCTTCCGTTCGCTGGCGCTGGCCTCCCCCGAGTCGCCCCAGGGCCAGGTCGCCGCGGCGATGCGGGCACACCCGGAGTACGTGGCGGGCAGCCGCCGCCACGACACCTGGCTGATGCGCGAGCTGCCCGGCACCATCAGCAAGGTGGGTGCCGAGGCAGTGCAGGGACTGGCGCTGCCGGACGGGCGCGCACTCGCTCTCAAGGTGGACGACGGTGCCGCCAGGGCGATGGGGCCGGTGCTCGCGCGGGTGCTGGAGGACGAGATGGGCGTGCGGTCCCCGGTCCTGGAGCGGCTTGCCTCGGCGCCGCTGCTGGGCGGCGGCGAGCCGGTCGGAGAGATCCGCGCGGCTTTCTGA
- a CDS encoding HAD family hydrolase has translation MHALVGSAKSVLLDFDGPVCTLFHSSRPGGIAERLRTTYDASGTLPLDEDPQVVLAAAFDNPALVSDGTARRIEQALTQEEVTAAEGAYPTGYADGLIRTLHATGRGLAVTTNNSRESVERYLRARGLLKLFEGHVHGRFYDGAGLRIKPDPDCLLRALESTGVAAQDAVMIGDAARDLVAARAAGVEFVGYARNERKERELREAGAAHIVPSLREVLLAVDPCAHV, from the coding sequence ATGCACGCACTCGTCGGCTCCGCGAAGTCCGTACTGCTCGACTTCGACGGCCCCGTATGCACCCTCTTCCACAGCAGCCGCCCGGGCGGCATCGCCGAGCGGCTGCGCACCACCTACGACGCGAGCGGGACGCTGCCGCTCGACGAGGACCCGCAGGTCGTGCTGGCCGCGGCCTTCGACAACCCCGCCCTGGTCTCCGACGGCACGGCCCGCCGCATCGAGCAGGCCCTCACCCAGGAAGAGGTGACGGCGGCCGAGGGGGCGTACCCCACCGGATACGCGGACGGTCTGATACGCACGCTGCACGCCACCGGACGGGGCCTGGCCGTGACGACCAACAACTCGCGGGAGTCCGTCGAGCGCTATCTCAGAGCCCGGGGCCTGCTGAAGCTGTTCGAGGGGCATGTGCACGGGCGGTTCTACGACGGGGCCGGGCTGCGGATCAAGCCGGATCCGGACTGTCTGCTGCGGGCCCTGGAGTCGACCGGGGTGGCGGCCCAGGACGCCGTGATGATCGGGGACGCGGCGCGCGACCTGGTGGCGGCGCGGGCCGCGGGTGTCGAGTTCGTGGGATACGCGCGCAACGAGCGCAAGGAGAGGGAGCTGCGCGAGGCGGGGGCCGCGCACATCGTGCCCTCGCTCCGGGAGGTACTGCTGGCTGTGGACCCGTGCGCCCATGTGTAG
- a CDS encoding GntR family transcriptional regulator — protein sequence MTSKRASTTGRRPREVVADTLRERIRSGEFEPGDRLPTQRQLETEFGVGRSAVREALAALTQEGLLDNVGRGSSPTVAEPRHQNEAPRIAGVELTDRLHVAFQAEDVTIDAFSLTTETLNNALAWPVRQIMDGQHSPRSVTARILIPSLEAHLALPRLVENPDDPKPRRRLHRMQSTYVAVLQSTLASLTMYDVDVSVTVQTVPLTPTHKLYLLNGDEALIGYYQVVLNEEADHEGEQLAIYDVLGLTAKIFRSTRGPDARDEQESAFVEESQLFFDSLWNTIATPFTLE from the coding sequence GTGACCAGTAAGCGCGCCTCCACAACCGGCCGCCGCCCGCGCGAGGTGGTCGCCGACACCCTCCGTGAGCGCATCCGGAGCGGCGAGTTCGAGCCCGGCGACCGGCTGCCCACCCAGCGCCAACTGGAGACCGAGTTCGGCGTCGGCCGCAGCGCCGTACGCGAGGCCCTCGCCGCCCTCACCCAGGAGGGCCTCCTCGACAACGTGGGCAGAGGATCCTCACCGACCGTGGCCGAGCCCCGCCACCAGAATGAGGCGCCCCGGATCGCGGGCGTCGAGCTGACGGACCGCCTCCATGTGGCATTTCAGGCCGAAGACGTCACCATTGACGCGTTCTCGCTCACCACGGAGACACTGAACAACGCGCTGGCCTGGCCGGTCCGCCAGATCATGGACGGACAGCACTCCCCCAGATCCGTCACCGCGCGCATCCTCATCCCCAGCCTCGAGGCGCACTTGGCGCTGCCCCGGCTCGTCGAGAACCCCGACGACCCCAAGCCCCGGCGGCGGCTGCACAGGATGCAGTCCACCTACGTGGCCGTCCTCCAGAGCACCCTGGCCTCCCTGACGATGTACGACGTCGATGTCTCCGTAACCGTCCAGACCGTCCCGCTCACCCCGACCCACAAGCTCTACCTGCTCAACGGCGACGAGGCCCTCATCGGCTACTACCAGGTCGTCCTCAACGAGGAGGCCGACCACGAGGGCGAGCAGCTGGCGATCTACGACGTCCTCGGCCTCACCGCCAAAATATTCCGCTCCACGCGGGGACCGGACGCCCGGGACGAACAGGAGTCCGCCTTCGTCGAGGAGTCGCAGCTCTTCTTCGACTCCCTGTGGAACACGATCGCCACCCCCTTCACCCTGGAATGA
- a CDS encoding GNAT family N-acetyltransferase, with product MPNPVEIRTLAGPDELPEWLRAVSTGFYRGPSVTDEEVATRSGGIDPARTQGAYDGGRCVGTFRTTPQRMTVPGGGELSSCAVTNVTVTPTHRRRGLLSGMMADALRAAKERGDAMASLIAAEYPIYGRYGFGPASWITEWEVAVSRTGLDRRYAGPADLGDGGSVEIVDAEDFRRLAPEAHERFRAGSQSQGAIDRTDRWWDLQTGILRFGDSFTPRFHAVYRDADGVVGGAVTYTSDDVWRAKLPEQTVTVDDLFATTPAGETALWRFVLSMDWIQHVRTGPRAPDDLLPLLLPDPRAARTLTHADFLWLRPLDVPRMLEARTYATAGSLVLEVRDKDGYAGGRFRLEAGPEGAGCVATHQEPGLSLDVAELGTLYLGDESAVRLHALGRVSEERPGAVAEAERLFRTARRPWCPDVF from the coding sequence ATGCCGAATCCCGTCGAGATCCGCACGCTGGCCGGCCCCGATGAGCTTCCCGAGTGGCTGCGCGCCGTCTCCACAGGCTTCTACCGTGGCCCCTCGGTCACCGACGAGGAGGTGGCGACCCGCTCCGGGGGCATCGATCCGGCACGTACGCAGGGGGCGTACGACGGCGGGCGCTGCGTGGGCACGTTCCGGACGACGCCGCAGCGGATGACCGTTCCCGGCGGCGGCGAGCTGTCCTCGTGCGCCGTCACCAACGTCACCGTCACGCCCACGCACCGCCGGCGCGGGCTGCTGTCCGGGATGATGGCCGACGCGCTGCGGGCCGCCAAGGAGCGCGGCGACGCGATGGCTTCGCTCATCGCCGCCGAGTACCCCATATACGGGCGCTACGGGTTCGGACCCGCGAGCTGGATCACCGAGTGGGAGGTCGCCGTCTCCCGTACGGGTCTGGACCGGCGCTACGCGGGCCCCGCCGATCTGGGCGACGGCGGCAGCGTGGAGATCGTGGACGCCGAGGACTTCCGGCGCCTGGCTCCCGAGGCCCACGAGAGGTTCCGCGCGGGCTCACAGAGCCAGGGCGCCATCGACCGTACGGACCGCTGGTGGGACCTCCAGACGGGCATCCTCCGCTTCGGGGACTCCTTCACCCCCCGCTTCCACGCGGTCTACCGCGACGCCGACGGTGTGGTGGGCGGCGCGGTGACCTACACCTCCGACGACGTGTGGAGGGCCAAGCTGCCCGAGCAGACCGTCACGGTGGACGACCTGTTCGCCACGACACCGGCGGGCGAGACGGCACTGTGGCGGTTCGTGCTGTCGATGGACTGGATCCAGCACGTCCGCACCGGGCCGCGCGCTCCCGACGATCTCCTGCCGCTGCTGCTGCCCGACCCCCGGGCGGCCCGTACGCTCACCCACGCCGACTTCCTGTGGCTGCGGCCCCTGGACGTACCGCGCATGCTGGAGGCGCGCACCTACGCCACGGCGGGGTCGCTGGTGCTGGAGGTGCGCGACAAGGACGGCTACGCGGGCGGGCGTTTCCGCCTGGAGGCGGGCCCGGAGGGCGCCGGGTGCGTGGCGACGCACCAAGAGCCCGGCCTGTCGCTGGACGTGGCCGAGCTGGGCACGCTGTACCTGGGCGACGAGTCGGCGGTGCGGCTGCACGCGCTGGGCCGGGTGTCCGAGGAGCGGCCCGGCGCCGTGGCGGAGGCCGAGCGGCTCTTCCGCACGGCCCGGCGGCCGTGGTGCCCCGACGTCTTCTGA
- the ygfZ gene encoding CAF17-like 4Fe-4S cluster assembly/insertion protein YgfZ translates to MSSSSSSPSAGPAPSPLLTLPGAVAAEGPDEGVAAHYGDLFKEQRALADGSGFVDLSHRGVVTVSGADRLSWLHLLLTQHVERLPAGQATEALILSANGHVEQALQLVDDGETVWMHTEPGKQRELISYLESMRFFYRVEIADRTDEFAVVHLPAGSIGKVPADTAVRETAYGRDVFLPRGSLRDFADNHAPAVGVLAYEALRVEARRPRLGMETDHRTIPHEVGWIGSAVHLEKGCYRGQETVARVHNLGKPPRRLVFLHLDGSEVRVPVHGDAVRLAADGVEGRAIGFITTSARHHELGPIALALVKRNVPLDAALIAGADATAAAQEVVVAP, encoded by the coding sequence TCCAGTCCCAGCGCAGGCCCCGCCCCCAGCCCCCTGCTGACCCTCCCGGGCGCGGTGGCGGCCGAGGGCCCGGACGAGGGGGTCGCGGCGCACTACGGCGACCTGTTCAAGGAACAGCGCGCGCTCGCCGACGGCTCCGGCTTCGTGGATCTCTCCCACCGCGGCGTGGTCACCGTCTCCGGCGCCGACCGGCTCTCCTGGCTGCACCTGCTGCTCACCCAGCACGTGGAGCGGCTGCCGGCCGGCCAGGCCACCGAGGCGCTGATCCTCTCCGCCAACGGGCACGTCGAGCAGGCGCTCCAGCTCGTGGACGACGGGGAGACGGTGTGGATGCACACCGAACCCGGCAAGCAGCGGGAGCTCATCTCCTACCTGGAGAGCATGCGGTTCTTCTACCGCGTGGAGATCGCGGACCGCACGGACGAGTTCGCCGTCGTCCACCTGCCGGCCGGCTCCATCGGCAAGGTCCCCGCGGACACCGCCGTACGGGAGACGGCGTACGGGCGGGACGTGTTCCTGCCGCGCGGCTCTCTGAGGGACTTCGCCGACAACCACGCCCCGGCGGTCGGCGTACTCGCGTACGAGGCCCTGCGGGTCGAGGCGCGCAGGCCGCGCCTCGGCATGGAGACCGACCACCGCACGATCCCCCACGAGGTCGGCTGGATCGGCTCGGCCGTCCACCTGGAGAAGGGCTGCTACCGAGGCCAGGAGACGGTCGCCCGCGTCCACAACCTGGGGAAGCCGCCCCGCCGTCTGGTCTTCCTGCACCTGGACGGCAGCGAGGTGCGGGTGCCTGTCCACGGCGACGCGGTGCGGCTCGCCGCGGACGGTGTCGAGGGACGCGCGATCGGCTTCATCACGACCTCAGCGCGCCACCACGAGCTCGGGCCGATCGCCCTGGCCCTGGTGAAGCGGAACGTGCCGCTGGACGCTGCGCTTATCGCCGGCGCGGATGCCACGGCGGCGGCACAGGAAGTGGTTGTCGCGCCGTAG
- the dtd gene encoding D-aminoacyl-tRNA deacylase: MRAVVQRVDGASVVVDGATVGRIVGEGLCVLVGVTHDDTAAKAAQLARKLWSVRILQGEKSCSDTGAPLLVISQFTLYGDARKGRRPTWNGAAPGDVAEPLVDEVVAQLRALGAEVATGVFGADMKVSLTNDGPFTVLVEV, from the coding sequence ATGCGAGCTGTGGTGCAGAGAGTGGACGGGGCGAGCGTCGTTGTGGACGGCGCGACCGTTGGTCGGATAGTCGGCGAGGGCCTGTGCGTGCTGGTCGGAGTCACGCACGACGACACGGCGGCGAAGGCGGCGCAGCTGGCGCGCAAGCTGTGGTCCGTGCGGATCCTCCAGGGGGAGAAGTCCTGTTCGGACACGGGGGCGCCGCTGCTCGTCATCAGCCAGTTCACTCTCTACGGTGACGCGCGCAAGGGGCGGCGGCCCACCTGGAACGGGGCCGCGCCCGGTGACGTCGCCGAACCCCTGGTCGACGAGGTCGTCGCCCAACTCCGCGCGCTGGGCGCGGAGGTCGCCACCGGTGTGTTCGGAGCGGACATGAAGGTCTCGCTCACGAACGACGGCCCGTTCACCGTCCTGGTGGAGGTGTGA
- a CDS encoding phosphotransferase yields the protein MTSTALHKATEVGSVHGPLRGYHREWYVVSPAADFPGTGRVKVGEPREDALWFDRRCFASEDALLTELARRALPRIPPVYRLGEGPSLHGFIEGTPLDALAPAGTPVAAGHLGQIMEMFTHLSAVRPDGFSVPRLCRAEDRPVDGDSAGFLRSLIRFTRERAYRRHLPRYGRLFNQLGLPRGALGPRSPLAAAAAALTPRPFSLLHGDLHRANFIVDDAGGLWTIDWELAMLGDPLYDLATHLYLMNYPAGQQREVIRRWQALMCRALPGATAGTEEDLPRYLAYKRAQSVYTDIVRHASALHSASSAQVRRERLRASAKDVHQVLTRGAEALGLREVPTPAEVEDAYGAFGAVRPVRG from the coding sequence ATGACATCGACAGCGCTGCACAAGGCCACGGAAGTCGGCAGCGTGCACGGCCCGCTGCGGGGCTACCACCGCGAGTGGTACGTCGTCAGCCCCGCGGCCGACTTTCCCGGCACCGGGCGGGTCAAGGTGGGCGAACCCCGCGAGGACGCCCTGTGGTTCGACCGCCGCTGCTTCGCCTCCGAGGACGCGCTGCTCACCGAGCTGGCCCGGCGCGCGCTCCCCCGTATCCCCCCGGTCTACCGCCTGGGCGAAGGCCCCTCGCTGCACGGCTTCATCGAGGGCACCCCGCTCGACGCGCTCGCCCCCGCGGGCACACCCGTCGCGGCGGGGCACCTGGGGCAGATCATGGAGATGTTCACGCACCTGAGCGCCGTGCGGCCCGACGGGTTCTCCGTCCCACGGCTGTGCAGAGCCGAGGACCGCCCGGTCGACGGTGACAGCGCGGGGTTCTTGCGCTCGCTCATCCGCTTCACCCGCGAGCGGGCCTACCGGCGCCACCTGCCCCGCTACGGGCGGCTGTTCAACCAGCTCGGGCTGCCGCGCGGGGCCCTGGGACCACGCTCGCCACTGGCCGCTGCCGCCGCCGCGCTCACGCCCCGGCCCTTCTCCCTGCTCCACGGCGACCTGCACCGCGCCAACTTCATCGTGGACGACGCCGGGGGCCTGTGGACCATCGACTGGGAGCTGGCCATGCTCGGCGACCCGCTCTACGACCTGGCCACGCACCTCTACCTCATGAACTACCCCGCCGGTCAGCAACGCGAGGTGATCCGGCGCTGGCAGGCCCTCATGTGCCGCGCCCTGCCCGGGGCCACCGCCGGAACGGAGGAGGACCTGCCCCGCTACCTCGCCTACAAGCGCGCGCAGTCCGTCTACACCGACATCGTCCGGCACGCCAGCGCGCTCCACAGCGCCAGCTCCGCGCAGGTCAGAAGGGAGCGGCTGCGCGCCTCCGCCAAGGATGTGCACCAGGTGCTGACGCGCGGTGCCGAGGCTCTCGGGCTGCGTGAGGTGCCCACGCCCGCGGAAGTGGAAGACGCGTACGGGGCGTTCGGCGCTGTACGGCCGGTCCGCGGCTGA